Proteins found in one Anopheles aquasalis chromosome 3, idAnoAquaMG_Q_19, whole genome shotgun sequence genomic segment:
- the LOC126575715 gene encoding cyclic AMP response element-binding protein A isoform X1 gives MDFDDGDLKDIWDTDLDVNLPDTLKLSNYPELQDWMDHGSKLPPVILNDKLMTDAIIGSCMPIKTEHSYSLNSDGDSLPDSIPDSPHSLQNKMDADMEEECYPAISMNGNSKHQQIIHRQGHVTTLLANSNGGQNRTTTGAADTKPPTFAGMSLLVNGAAAAAAAAAAAAAMATNNQQLVAGLTHHNLVSNNNNHLTVNHNLNLKDASMLGLKGFSAMHHHLGGGSSSSCHDSSSSSTSASEIDIDETMVKEEPLSPGSSCPSSPIGAGGEGGEGGGGSGGGGGGGNRYAMSTANSYSHPDLVLEHHHKNGTLQLSAASQSLLKNQQISTGSNNQGTQVMSKLNIKMEPQSSAGFGLPPTPPSSLPSDESEGNQSPEHHVSPMSPPTDIGTSGSSGANSASSSRRTSLHGSSSSGNSPPSLNRVSSASHSAGSSGSSPSSSMAARESTSSRQPIHTPLISSQPKGSTGTLILTEEEKRTLLAEGYPIPTRLPLTKAEEKSLKKIRRKIKNKISAQESRRKKKEYMDQLERRVEILVSENLDYRKRVESLEDSNQNLMQELAKLRQLIGRQAAAAGLRKS, from the exons AACCTGCCGGACACACTGAAGCTGTCCAACTATCCCGAGCTGCAGGACTGGATGGATCATGGTTCGAAGCTGCCGCCCGTCATCCTGAACGACAAACTGATGACCGATGCGATCATCGGGTCGTGTATGCCGATCAAAACCGAGCACTCGTACAGCCTCAACTCGGACGGTGACTCGCTGCCGGACTCGATCCCCGACTCACCGCACAGCCTGCAGAACAAGATGGATG CAGATATGGAGGAGGAGTGCTACCCGGCGATCAGCATGaatggcaacagcaaacatcagCAAATCATCCACAGACAGGGCCACGTCACCACACTGCTGGCCAACAGTAACGGCGGACAGAACCGAACAACGACGGGCGCTGCGGACACCAAGCCACCCACGTTCGCCGGGATGTCGTTGCTGGTGaatggggctgctgctgcggccgccgccgctgccgccgctgcagccATGGCAACCAACAATCAGCAGCTGGTCGCCGGTCTCACCCATCACAACCTCgttagcaacaacaacaaccatctcACGGTGAACCATAACCTCAACCTCAAGGATGCCTCGATGCTGGGGCTGAAGGGCTTCTCGGCGATGCACCATCACCTCGGCGGtggttcgtcctcgtcctgcCACgattcgtcctcctcctcgacctCGGCATCCGAGATCGACATCGATGAGACGATGGTCAAGGAGGAACCGCTGTCACCGGGCTCGAGCTGCCCCTCCTCACcgatcggtgctggtggtgaaggtggcgaaggtggtggtggtagtggtggtggtggtggtggagggaacCGATATGCCATGTCCACCGCAAACTCCTACAGCCACCCGGATCTTGTGctcgagcaccaccacaag AATGGAACCCTTCAGCTATCAGCGGCGTCACAGAGTCTACTCAAGAACCAGCAGATCAGCACGGGCAGCAACAACCAAGGCACCCAGGTGATGTCGAAGCTAAACATCAAAATGGAACCACAATCGTCCGCTGGCTTCGGATTGCCGCCCACACCACCCTCGTCACTGCCGAGCGACGAATCCGAGGGTAACCAGAGCCCGGAACATCACGTCTCGCCCATGTCCCCGCCGACCGATATCGGTACGTCCGGTAGTAGTGGCGCCAACTCGGCCTCGTCCAGCCGCCGAACCTCACTGCACGGTAGCTCATCGTCGGGCAACTCGCCGCCGTCGCTGAACCGGGTGTCCTCCGCTAGTCACAGTGCCGGTTCCTCCGGTTCGTCACCTTCCTCCTCGATGGCGGCCCGTGAATCAACCTCGTCGAGGCAACCAATCCACACCCCGCTCATCAGCAGTCAACCG AAGGGCTCCACCGGGACGCTCATCCtgacggaggaggaaaagcgaacacTCCTGGCGGAAGGATATCCGATCCCGACGCGACTCCCGCTGACCAAGGCGGAGGAGAAGTCGCTCAAGAAGATCCGGAGGAAGATCAAGAACAAG ATTTCCGCCCAGGAGAGCcgacgaaagaagaaagagtaTATGGATCAGCTGGAGCGCCGGGTCGAGATACTGGTGTCCGAGAATCTGGACTACCGGAAACGGGTCGAGTCACTCGAGGACTCGAACCAGAATCTGATGCAGGAGCTGGCGAAACTGCGGCAGCTGATCGGTCGACAGGCGGCCGCTGCCGGTCTCCGGAAGTCCTAA
- the LOC126575715 gene encoding cyclic AMP response element-binding protein A isoform X2 yields MDFDDGDLKDIWDTDLDVNLPDTLKLSNYPELQDWMDHGSKLPPVILNDKLMTDAIIGSCMPIKTEHSYSLNSDGDSLPDSIPDSPHSLQNKMDDMEEECYPAISMNGNSKHQQIIHRQGHVTTLLANSNGGQNRTTTGAADTKPPTFAGMSLLVNGAAAAAAAAAAAAAMATNNQQLVAGLTHHNLVSNNNNHLTVNHNLNLKDASMLGLKGFSAMHHHLGGGSSSSCHDSSSSSTSASEIDIDETMVKEEPLSPGSSCPSSPIGAGGEGGEGGGGSGGGGGGGNRYAMSTANSYSHPDLVLEHHHKNGTLQLSAASQSLLKNQQISTGSNNQGTQVMSKLNIKMEPQSSAGFGLPPTPPSSLPSDESEGNQSPEHHVSPMSPPTDIGTSGSSGANSASSSRRTSLHGSSSSGNSPPSLNRVSSASHSAGSSGSSPSSSMAARESTSSRQPIHTPLISSQPKGSTGTLILTEEEKRTLLAEGYPIPTRLPLTKAEEKSLKKIRRKIKNKISAQESRRKKKEYMDQLERRVEILVSENLDYRKRVESLEDSNQNLMQELAKLRQLIGRQAAAAGLRKS; encoded by the exons AACCTGCCGGACACACTGAAGCTGTCCAACTATCCCGAGCTGCAGGACTGGATGGATCATGGTTCGAAGCTGCCGCCCGTCATCCTGAACGACAAACTGATGACCGATGCGATCATCGGGTCGTGTATGCCGATCAAAACCGAGCACTCGTACAGCCTCAACTCGGACGGTGACTCGCTGCCGGACTCGATCCCCGACTCACCGCACAGCCTGCAGAACAAGATGGATG ATATGGAGGAGGAGTGCTACCCGGCGATCAGCATGaatggcaacagcaaacatcagCAAATCATCCACAGACAGGGCCACGTCACCACACTGCTGGCCAACAGTAACGGCGGACAGAACCGAACAACGACGGGCGCTGCGGACACCAAGCCACCCACGTTCGCCGGGATGTCGTTGCTGGTGaatggggctgctgctgcggccgccgccgctgccgccgctgcagccATGGCAACCAACAATCAGCAGCTGGTCGCCGGTCTCACCCATCACAACCTCgttagcaacaacaacaaccatctcACGGTGAACCATAACCTCAACCTCAAGGATGCCTCGATGCTGGGGCTGAAGGGCTTCTCGGCGATGCACCATCACCTCGGCGGtggttcgtcctcgtcctgcCACgattcgtcctcctcctcgacctCGGCATCCGAGATCGACATCGATGAGACGATGGTCAAGGAGGAACCGCTGTCACCGGGCTCGAGCTGCCCCTCCTCACcgatcggtgctggtggtgaaggtggcgaaggtggtggtggtagtggtggtggtggtggtggagggaacCGATATGCCATGTCCACCGCAAACTCCTACAGCCACCCGGATCTTGTGctcgagcaccaccacaag AATGGAACCCTTCAGCTATCAGCGGCGTCACAGAGTCTACTCAAGAACCAGCAGATCAGCACGGGCAGCAACAACCAAGGCACCCAGGTGATGTCGAAGCTAAACATCAAAATGGAACCACAATCGTCCGCTGGCTTCGGATTGCCGCCCACACCACCCTCGTCACTGCCGAGCGACGAATCCGAGGGTAACCAGAGCCCGGAACATCACGTCTCGCCCATGTCCCCGCCGACCGATATCGGTACGTCCGGTAGTAGTGGCGCCAACTCGGCCTCGTCCAGCCGCCGAACCTCACTGCACGGTAGCTCATCGTCGGGCAACTCGCCGCCGTCGCTGAACCGGGTGTCCTCCGCTAGTCACAGTGCCGGTTCCTCCGGTTCGTCACCTTCCTCCTCGATGGCGGCCCGTGAATCAACCTCGTCGAGGCAACCAATCCACACCCCGCTCATCAGCAGTCAACCG AAGGGCTCCACCGGGACGCTCATCCtgacggaggaggaaaagcgaacacTCCTGGCGGAAGGATATCCGATCCCGACGCGACTCCCGCTGACCAAGGCGGAGGAGAAGTCGCTCAAGAAGATCCGGAGGAAGATCAAGAACAAG ATTTCCGCCCAGGAGAGCcgacgaaagaagaaagagtaTATGGATCAGCTGGAGCGCCGGGTCGAGATACTGGTGTCCGAGAATCTGGACTACCGGAAACGGGTCGAGTCACTCGAGGACTCGAACCAGAATCTGATGCAGGAGCTGGCGAAACTGCGGCAGCTGATCGGTCGACAGGCGGCCGCTGCCGGTCTCCGGAAGTCCTAA